One genomic region from Planctomycetota bacterium encodes:
- a CDS encoding heparin lyase I family protein — protein MAIAPMCIVAILAAQSLATQPTTGPATRPDEGFTPIHLDFDADASLELNAVQGGGTARYHFYVEGGQRFDMPAMGQSVEPQLSTEQAVSGNTSLKLTTLGSNGKDRDRVELRLKHGKGDPNLGREPFRFGQDRWYGLKIFIDPNSAPARPGGRWVHVHQLWQPHNVETARLAGWGIPLAVGFKPVAADEAVKFQLAAVAKSDGRREQFTLGNLEPGRWHELTFNVMLSHSQDDIDGHFRVWLDGQQTVDATVDIGNAPGVDESIGFESLDAMDVRFGLYRKQQAGDQTLYLDDVWFDDHPPRPMPTSRPATE, from the coding sequence ATGGCCATTGCTCCGATGTGCATCGTCGCGATCCTTGCGGCGCAAAGCCTCGCCACACAGCCGACGACCGGCCCGGCGACCCGTCCCGACGAGGGATTTACGCCCATTCATCTCGACTTCGATGCCGACGCGTCATTGGAGTTGAATGCCGTCCAGGGCGGCGGTACGGCAAGGTACCACTTCTACGTTGAGGGCGGCCAGCGCTTCGACATGCCGGCGATGGGGCAGAGCGTCGAGCCACAACTCTCGACCGAACAGGCCGTAAGCGGGAACACCTCGCTCAAGCTCACCACCCTCGGCAGCAACGGCAAGGATCGCGACCGTGTCGAACTACGGCTCAAACACGGCAAAGGTGACCCCAATCTTGGTCGCGAACCATTCCGCTTTGGCCAGGACCGCTGGTATGGCTTGAAGATCTTCATTGACCCCAACAGTGCGCCGGCTCGGCCGGGTGGCCGGTGGGTTCATGTGCATCAACTCTGGCAGCCTCACAACGTTGAAACGGCTAGGTTGGCCGGCTGGGGCATCCCACTGGCGGTGGGTTTCAAGCCCGTCGCCGCTGACGAGGCCGTGAAGTTCCAGCTCGCGGCCGTGGCAAAGAGCGACGGCCGGCGCGAGCAGTTCACCCTCGGCAACCTCGAGCCGGGCAGGTGGCACGAACTGACCTTCAACGTCATGCTCTCGCACAGCCAGGACGACATCGACGGCCACTTCCGCGTCTGGCTCGACGGGCAGCAAACCGTCGACGCCACGGTCGACATCGGCAACGCCCCCGGCGTCGACGAGTCGATCGGTTTCGAGTCACTAGACGCGATGGATGTCCGCTTCGGCCTATACCGCAAGCAGCAGGCCGGCGACCAGACGCTCTACCTCGACGACGTCTGGTTCGATGACCACCCGCCACGACCCATGCCGACCAGCCGCCCGGCGACCGAGTGA